The following coding sequences lie in one Pseudorca crassidens isolate mPseCra1 chromosome 2, mPseCra1.hap1, whole genome shotgun sequence genomic window:
- the LOC137209220 gene encoding LOW QUALITY PROTEIN: olfactory receptor 10J3-like (The sequence of the model RefSeq protein was modified relative to this genomic sequence to represent the inferred CDS: inserted 3 bases in 2 codons), translating into MLSSLLSPHHPISIQGCALXINNCFLLTARGYDCYVAICNPLQYSVIMSKEVCIQXASGSLGIGLGMAIVRVTSVFGLPFCDAFVISHFFCDMRPLLKLACTYTTVNKIINFVVSVFVLVLPMGLVFISYVLIISTILKIASAEGQKKAFDTCASHLTVVIIHYGCASVIYLKPKSQSFLGQDRLISMTYTVITPLLNPIVYSLRNKEVKDALCRVRGKSPSPLSEEVVEGLFFHFVNMY; encoded by the exons ATGCTTTCTAGCCTCCTGAGTCCTCATCATCCCATTTCTATCCAAGGCTGTGCCTT GATCAATAACTGCTTCCTGCTCACAGCCAGGGGGTATGATTGCTATGTGGCCATCTGCAACCCACTACAGTATTCAGTCATCATGAGTAAAGAGGTCTGTATCC TGGCATCTGGGTCCCTGGGAATTGGCCTGGGTATGGCCATTGTACGGGTAACATCTGTTTTTGGCCTGCCCTTCTGTGATGCCTTTGTCATCTCTCACTTCTTCTGTGACATGAGACCCCTGCTGAAGCTGGCCTGCACATACACCACTGTCAACAAGATCATCAACTTTGTTGTCAGTGTTTTTGTCCTTGTTCTACCCATGGGCCTGGTCTTCATCTCCTATGTCCTCATCATCTCCACCATCCTCAAGATTGCTTCAGCTGAGGGTCAGAAGAAGGCCTTTGACACCTGTGCCTCCCACCTCACAGTGGTCATCATCCACTATGGCTGTGCCTCCGTCATTTACCTGAAGCCTAAGTCCCAGAGTTTCCTGGGTCAGGACAGACTCATCTCAATGACCTACACTGTCATCACTCCTCTGCTGAACCCCATCGTGTACAGCCTGAGGAACAAGGAGGTCAAAGATGCTCTGTGCAGAGTCAGGGGCAAAAGCCCCTCTCCTCTTAGTGAGGAGGTCGTTGAAggccttttctttcattttgtaaatatgtattaa